One segment of Hyphomicrobiales bacterium DNA contains the following:
- a CDS encoding sigma-70 family RNA polymerase sigma factor: protein MSMSALQARRNLPEDAIRTTDAARAEGCAQSAIGLDGAVMAPTGGNDRELVAAVASGSERDFEVLAAHHVRRLLRIATRIVGEPAEAEDIAQEALIRLWRSAGSIEIGPLGLAPWLNRVTANLALDAIRRRRPVDDAALDQLTVEPGQGVAMAGTERRSAVAAALAELPERQRTALQLFHFEELSLRETAATMEISEEAVESLLSRARRSLKQRLSHAWRDLI from the coding sequence ATGTCGATGTCGGCATTGCAGGCCAGACGCAACCTGCCGGAAGATGCTATCCGCACGACGGATGCCGCACGCGCCGAAGGGTGCGCGCAGAGCGCAATCGGGTTGGACGGAGCGGTGATGGCGCCGACGGGGGGCAACGATCGTGAGCTTGTCGCCGCCGTTGCCAGCGGCAGCGAGCGCGACTTCGAGGTCCTCGCCGCTCACCATGTGCGCCGGCTGCTGCGCATTGCGACGCGGATCGTCGGCGAGCCGGCCGAGGCCGAGGACATCGCCCAGGAGGCGTTGATCCGCCTTTGGCGCAGCGCCGGCTCGATCGAGATCGGGCCGTTGGGTCTGGCGCCCTGGCTCAACCGGGTCACCGCCAACCTCGCACTCGACGCGATCCGGCGGCGCCGGCCCGTCGACGATGCGGCGCTCGATCAGCTCACCGTCGAGCCGGGTCAAGGTGTCGCGATGGCGGGTACCGAGCGTCGCAGTGCCGTTGCGGCGGCGCTCGCTGAACTGCCCGAGCGTCAGCGCACCGCGCTGCAGCTCTTCCACTTCGAGGAGCTGAGCCTGCGCGAGACGGCGGCGACGATGGAGATTTCCGAGGAGGCTGTCGAATCCCTCCTCTCGAGGGCCCGCCGGTCCCTGAAGCAGCGCTTGTCGCATGCCTGGCGGGATCTGATTTGA